The following nucleotide sequence is from Scomber scombrus unplaced genomic scaffold, fScoSco1.1 SCAFFOLD_57, whole genome shotgun sequence.
ATTAAGCCAGTAATTGAAGACTTAAAAGCAGCAGGAGTCATAATAAAGTGTAACGACTCACCCTGCAACACCCCAATATTCCCAGTCCAGAAACAGGCACCATCTGTAGGATGGCGCCTGGTTCAAGACCTACAAGCAGTAAACAACGCCGTAATTCAGAGAGCTCCATGTGTTCCAGATCCCTATACATGGCTAAACTCTTTAAGACCAGATGCTAAAGTATTTACCATTGTAGACATCAGTAATGCGTTCTTCTCTGTACCtgtagacacagacagacatttaCCTTTGGAGGTCAAAGATACACCAGGTTGCCTCAAGGCTATTGTGAAAGCCCAACTATTTACTCTCAAGTAATGAGCTAGTACGGCAAAACTCCAACCTCCAGGAGGCAGTCAGGTCCTGATATACGTAGACAACGTATTATTAGCCTCACCTGATCTAGAGACATGTAAAGAAGATACTTTAGCATTACTAAAACACCTAGCTGAAGAAGGCAAAAATAAActtcaaatgtgtaaaatacCTAGGACATAACTTAAGTGAAAGACTGTAATCCTTCAAGCCCCAAAACCTTTGACTAAGAaacagatgatgtcatttctGGGTCTGACTAACTATTGCAGAAATTAGCCTTTATGGCTGTGGAAACAAGTACTACTATAGTGTTGTTTCACCCTTTGACTTTAAAAGTACCACATGCTGTTTCAGCACTACTGCTACaaacaaatatgacatttttgtcTTGCATGTCTACCCTGCTCTCGCAACCACACCTTACTATTGAAAGGTGCATAACCTTAAATCCAGCCACTCTGTTACTATTACCAGAGGATGGTATGAAACATGATTGCCAAGAATTAGCTGAACAAATGGCAAAAAATAGAGCTGATTTAAAAGACATGCAACAACAAAGCCCACAATCTGAAAAGGAGAAGTTGGAACAAAACGACATCTATATATGACCAAACAATAAACCTATCCTACCAAAAAAACTTTACAAATGGACGGCAGTATGGAGCCATGGTGTAACACATGTCTCAACAGGAGGGATGGTAGGACAGATACATCAATACTACACTACTTACCGATTCAATTcttattcaaaacatttttgtagagCATGCTTAATATGTGCTAAATATAATCTACAAGGAAAGCTGAGACCATGTACAGGATGTTTCTCTATACCTCAGTATCCATTTGAAATTATCCACATGGACTTTATAGAATTAAACCAAAGTGAAGGGAAAAGTATTGTCTAGTCATAATAGATGCATTTTCAAAATGGATTGAACTGTTTCCAACTAAACATCCAGATGCCTTGACGGTGGCAAAAGCACTTTGCAAAGATATTATTCCCAGGTTTGGAATTCCTGAGAAGATATATAGTGATAATGGAGCTTATTTTATTAACAAAGTGTTTAAAAAGATTGATATAATGTTTTACATAGATTTGAAGAATTACTGTGCATACCACCCTCAAAGTGCAGGATTAGTGGAAAGAATGAATAGAACAATTAAAAATAGACTAAAGAAATGCatggaggaaacaggaagatCGTGGACACAATGTATAGACCTGGTCAAATTGTATATTAACATTACATGTACTTCTGGATTGACACCTTATGAGACATTGTTTGGAAGACCTTATAGGTTACCTACATTTAAGAATCAAAGCAAATTGACGATGAAGCCAATCCAGCATAGTACATGAGGAGTATATAGgagaagtaaaagtagaaataaacTGATGAAAATCCATTTGTTCTCAACAGGGGAAACAAATTAGTGGAACCAGAAGAGTGAGTGCTAATACAAAGcataaaagaagaaacataACAACCGTCATGATAATACAGAAATAACTGAAAGAATAACATATTTGTAAAGGCTCATTTTGACCGGAAACTCCCATAGGGAAGGTGAGCAGAAGACTGATAATAAGGTGGACCCAGATATTTAGAGTCTGGGTAAACCTGAAAGTCAGTGAAGTATTTATAAGACACCAACCTCAGTAGAGGAGTATTTCGGCCAAAATGACTCCTAGATGGCTGTGTGACGCCATCCGCTGTTGGATGGGGTCCATCATTGCGATcttgatcattttatttgtttggcaTTTATGGGAGCGACCTAAAACTGAGATATCCACTGTTACTGGGAACCAGACTCAGCACCAGGACAGTACTGAAGCTCTCTGATTAATAGATTGATAGTTATCACTATTTCACCTGTGGATGATGTTGATCCTGGCTGGTAAATAAGGCAGGAAACAAAACTTAAGTGTATTTGTGCTCATATAACATGAACTTACTACTGAAAATCTTTCGGAGTGGTTGACATAAGTGATATGAGAATGTGGGCAAATATGTGATAAACAGGAGGGAAATGTTGGAATAATTGTATATATGTTAtctcatattttgtctttatacTTTCTAAAGATGTTATTATCTTGTGcgagagttgtgtgtgtgtgtgtttttcaggaagTTACACCTGGCTGACGTAACTGCAGGTCGATGACTCAACCGCGATATCAAAAGAGGAACTACAGCCTGACCGCAATATTGACCGAAACCTAATAATAACTGGTTTCCAGGGCGATGTCGAGAAAGAGAACGTTCATGTGTTGATGCAAACATATTATCATAACTAACccccccctaataacagccttacagtaccccccctaataacagccatacagtaccccccctaataacagccataGCGTACccccccctaataacagccatacagtaccccccctaataacagccatacagtaccccccccctaataacagccataccgtaccccccctaataacagccatacagtaccccccctaataacagccataccgtaccccccctaataacagccatacagtacccccccctaataacagccatacagtaccccccctaataacagccatacagtaccccccctaataacagccatacagtaccccccctaataacagccataccgtaccccccctaataacagccatacagtacccccccctaataacagccatacagtaccccccctaataacagccatacagtaccccccctaataacagccataccgtaccccccctaataacagccataccgtaccccccctaataacagccatacagtaccccccctaataacagccatacagtacccccccctaataacagccatacagtacccccccctaataacagccatacagtaccccccctaataacagccatagcgtaccccccctaataacagccatacagtaccccccctaataacagccatacagtacccccccttataacagccatacagtaccccccctaataacagccatacagtaccccccctaataacagccatacCGTACCccccccctaataacagccatacagtaccccccctaataacagccatacagtaccccccccctaataacagccatacagtaccccccccccctaataacagccataccataccccccctaataacagccatacagtaccccccctaataacagccatacagtaccccccctaataacagccatacCGTACccccccctaataacagccatacagtaccccccctaataacagccatacagtaccccccctaataacagccatacagtacccccccctaataacagccatacCGTACccccccctaataacagccatacagtaccccccctaataacagccataccgtaccccccctaataacagccatacagtaccccccctaataacagccataccgtaccccccctaataacagccatacagtaccccccctaataacagccatacagtaccccccctaataacagccataccgtaccccccctaataacagccatacagtaccccccctaataacagccatacagtacccccccctaataacagccatacagtaccccccctaataacagccatacagtacccccccctaataacagccatacagtacccccccctaataacagccataccgtaccccccctaataacagccatacagtaccccccctaataacagccataccgtaccccccctaataacagccatacagtaccccccctaataacagccatacagtacccccccctaataacagccataccgtaccccccctaataacagccatacagtaccccccctaataacagccataccgtaccccccctaataacagccatacagtaccccccctaataacagccataccgtaccccccctaataacagccataccgtaccccccctaataacagccatacagtaccccccccctaataacagccatacagtaccccccctaataacagccatacagtaccccccctaataacagccatacagtaccccccctaataacagccataccgtaccccccctaataacagccataccgtaccccccctaataacagccatacagtaccccccctaataacagccataccgtaccccccctaataacagccatacagtacccccccctaataacagccatacagtacccccccctaataacagccatacagtaccccccctaataacagccataccgtaccccccctaataacagccatacCGTACccccccctaataacagccatacagtaccccccccctaataacagccatacagtaccccccctaataacagctgatataaaacattttattcatattaaacatcttcttcttcatcatcttcatcatcatcttcatcttcttcttcatcttcatcatcatcttcatcatcatcatcatcatcatcatcttcatcatcatcatcatcatcttcatcttcttcttcatcttcatcatcatcttcatcatcatcatcatcatcatcatcatcaccacgtTAAACCACTTTTCTGCTTTTagtgtaaaacatttaaaaaaagaacatttgtgacttttgttgatttatttatttattagtttttaaatCAGTAACATTGATCATGAAAATAAGGATTCTGTAAACCCTCACAGTCTGTCagctgatcaatcaatcaatcaatcaatcaatcaatcagagcGGGAAGATTTcatgatttaatgatttaatgatcaatatcaacacaaatcaatcAGATTCACATCATGATGCagataattattgattattgatcaacCTGAATGTTTCAGTGAGGAGCCGCAACACATCATACAGGaagtttaatattaatataagttACTATGGCAACCACTGTTTATCaaatcagctgtgtgtgtgtgtgtgtctgagtgtgcgtctgagtgtgtgtgtgtgtgtctgtgtgtgtgtgtctgtgtctgtgtgtgtgtctgagtgtgtgtctgagtgtgtgtgtgtgtctgtgtgtgtctgtgtgtgtgtgtgtctgagtgtgtgtgtctgtgtgtgtgtctgtgtgtgtgtctgtgtgtgtctgtgtgtgtgtgtctgtgtgtgtgtgtgtgtgtgtctgtgtgtgtgtctgagtgtgtgtctgagtgtgtgtctgtgtgtgtgtgtgtgtgtgtgtgtgtgtgtgtgtctgtgtgtgtgtgtgtgtgtgtctgtgtgtgtctgtgtctgagtgtgtgtctgagtgtgtgtgtgtctgtgtgtgtgtatgtgtgtgtgtgtgtgtctgtgtctgtgtgtgtgtgtgtctgtgtctgtgtgtgtgtgtgtgtgtgtgtgtgtctgtgtgtgtgtctgtgtgtgtgtctgtgtctgtgtgtgtgtgtgtgtgtctgtgtgtgtctgtgtgtgtgtgtctgtgtgtgtgtgtgtgtgtctgtgtgtgtgtctgtgtgtgtgtctgagtgtgtgtctgtgtgtgtgtgtgtgtgtgtgtgtgtgtgtctgtgtgtgtgtgtgtgtgtgtgtgtgtgtctgtgtgtgtgtgtgtgtgtgtgtgtgtgtgtgtgtctgtgtgtgtctgtgtctgagtgtgtgtctgagtgtgtgtctgagtgtgtgtgtgtgtatgtgtgtgtgtgtgtgtgtgtgtctgtgtctgtgtgtgtctgtgtctgtgtgtgtgtgtgtgtgtgtgtgtgtgtatgtgtatgtgtgtgtgtgttgtttactgTTTTCATTATAGAACCTGCAGCACTCTAAAGGCCGCTATGTTCGCTATGCGCGCAATGCAGGACACTCgatcccccccccaccccccccccccgctccaCTCCAGCCCCCAAAACAAACGTCCATACATGGCACTGAGCTGGCcaggggagggaaggggggggggggggcgtagCTATAAAAGCCAGAAGGAGCTGAGGACGGAGGTTTGAGAGTCAGACGGCTCAACCTCCGTAAAGCtcagtgttttattgtgaaggctcagtgttttattgtgaaggctcagtgttttattgtgaaggctcagtgttttattgtgaaggctcagtgttttattgtgaaggctcagtgttttattgtgaaggcTCAGTGTTGTGGTCATGCCGTGGCTGCTTTCCTCTCAGCTGGAGCTGCTGTCGTCGTCTCCGTCGGAGCGGCAGTGCGAGCGGACGGCGTTCAGCTTCTACTGCGCCGTGCGGGAGCTGCAGCCGGTCTGGCTGCTGGAGGAAACGCGCAGGATGGAAGTGTTCTGCTGGGACGCCGGCCGGGCCGCGCGCCTTCTCCGCCTCCGAGGCGTTGCTGTACGCCGTGGTGCACGACCATCAGGACTACGCTCGGTACCTGCTGGACAGGTACTCGCTGAGCGCGCTCACTGCGCCGCGCTGCAGCTTCTGCAGCCGCCGCAGCGGCGGCGCCCCGCACCTGAACGTGGCCGTGCGCTACAACCGCATCTCCGTCCTCGCCATGATAGTCGAGGCTCTGAAGGACTACGACGCAGAGGAGGCGCGGCGGGCGTACCTGGACAGCTGCGGCGGCTGCGCTCACGGTGCGGACGCGGGGAAGACGGCGCTGCAGGTTGCGGTGGAGCTGTCGCGGCCGGactgtttgctgctgctgctggttcacGGCGCGCTGCCGCACGGCCTCGACGCCGCGCTGCAGCGACTCGACACCGCCGCTGCCGGGGAGCGCCGGGACGCGCAGCGCTGCCTGGActtcctgctgctcttcctgCCGGAAGCACCGGCGATGCGCCACCTGCAGGACGAGACGCCGCACTGGCAAAGCCTTCTGGGAAATGAAGTGTTTACCTGGCTGTGCGGTTTGGCTCCGCCCCCCCTGCTGCTGCAGGCTCTCAGGACTTTGGCCCGCTCCGTCCCGGGTCAGATCTCACACCTGCCCGCTCTCCTCCAGCCACTCAGCTGGCCCTGACAAccgtcaccatgacaacagacTATGAACACTGCTGTGATCGGCTGATTTGTGAATGATAACCTGTCATGTGACGCCTGgatgtaaataatgtatttaatgtttaatgtttaataaactgaagagaaaaaaagtcatgtttgaaatgttttatgggGCAAACAGGGGCCAttgagctgggggggggggtccctgagccgggggggggggggggggtcgctgagccggggggggggggtccaacCAATAACCTTTGATCCTGCTTCAGTGTTTAAAGACGTTTATTTAGTTgatgaatgaaacaaacagtTCTGATTGGCCGGCAGCTCAACCAATCAGCTTACAGCAGCTAGACAGAACACTATAGTCCTTCATCGGGTTTATTCACATGTTCACAGTTCTGATGGATTTTGGGGGCGAGCTccagttgggggggggggtccagtATGAGACGAACAGGTGTGAATCTACCTGAGGCAAACAGGAAGAGAACCAGCTGTCCCTCCAACCTGGACTCATGTGGACCGGTCCCTTTAAATCCCTGTTAGCTCCTCTGATCAATATTCAATACATGGAACCAGTCAGAACCAGTTAGAACTAGTCAGAATCAGTTAGAAGTTAGAACCATTTAGTCAGAACCAGTTAGAACCAGTTAAAACTAGTTACAACCAGTTAGAACCAGTTAAAATCAGTCAGAACCAGTGAGTTCCAGTTAGAACCATTTAGTCAGAACCATTTAGTCAGAACCAGTTAGAACTAGTCAGAACCAGTTAGAACCAGTTAGTCAGATCCAGTTAGATCCAGTTAGAACCAGTCAGTACCAGTTAGAACCAGTTAGAACCAATCAGTAACAGTTAGAACCAGTTAGAACCAGTCAGAACCAATCAGTACCAGTTAGAACCAGTCAGAAGAAGTCAGTACCAGTTAGAACCAGTTAGAACCAGTTAGTCAGATCCAGTCAGAACCAGTCAGAACCAGTTAGAACCAGTCAGAACCAGTTAGAACCAGTCAGAACCAGTTAGAACCAGTCAGAACCAGTCAGAACCAGTTAGAACCAGTTAGAACCAGTTAGAACCAGTCTCTGTAGTCCTTCAGAATAAAGTGCTCTCAGTACAAAGTCTCAGTTCACTTCATTTCCCAGCAGACACCTGGGCTCCCTTTTAGCGGCCATCTCTGTAAGTGATGTCACTGCCTGCTCAGTGTCAatatgacatcactgtgacatcacagcatgCCGCCAAGTAAATCCAGACACACTGAACAGCggtgacatcacagtgatgTCACGGGTCAGATGAGCTCCCATTCGTCGTCGGCGTCATCCCCGCTGAgggggggggcggagggggCGGGCCTACAGGGAGTCTGTGGGAGGAGCTTCGTCAGCCGACGGGACAATCCACCAATCGGAGTCACTGCCCACAACTCGTCATCCGGAGtcactgcagagaaaaaaacacacctgagTCACCTGGAACCAGAACCAGTACAGACCCAACACagaaccagtataaaccagtataaaccagtatgaacccagtataaaccagtatgaaccagtataaaccagtatgaacccagtataaaccagtataaaccagtataaaccagtatgaaccagtataaaccagtatgaaccagtataaaccagtatgaacccaatataaaccagtataaacccAGTATAAACCCAGTATAAacccagtataaaccagtataaaccagtatgaacccagtataaaccagtataaaccagtataaaccagtataaaccagtatgaacccagtataaaccagtataaaccagtataaaccagtatgaaccagtataaaccagtatgaaccagtataaaccagtataaacccagtataaaccagtatgaaccagtataaaccagtataaaccagtataaaccagtattaacccagtataaaccagtataaaccagtatgaaccagtataaaccagtataaacccagtataaaccagtataaaccagtataaaccagtatgaaccagtataaacccagtataaaccagtataaaccagtataaaccagtataaacccagtataaaccagtataaaccagtatgaaccagtataaaccagtataaaccagtataaacccagtataaaccagtataaaccagtatgaaccagtatgaaccagtataaaccagtataaacccagtataaaccagtataaaccagtatgaaccagtataaaccagtataaaccagtatgaaccagtataaaccaatataaacccagtataaaccagtatgaaccagtataaaccagtatgaaccagtataaaccagtatgaaccagtataaaccagtatgaaccagtatgaaccagtataaaccagtataaaccagtatgaaccagtataaaccagtataaaccagtataaacccagtataaaccagtataaacccagtataaaccagtatgaaccagtatgaaccagtataaacccagtataaaccagtatgaaccagtataaaccagtataaaccagtataaaccagtatgaaccagtataaaccagtataaaccagtataaaccagtatgaaccagtataaaccagtataaaccagtataaacccagtataaaccagtatgaaccagtataaaccagtatgaaccagtataaaccagtataaaccagtctCACCAGTTAGCCAGTTGGCGTTGCCGGGGATCTTCTTCCAGTAATCTCCGGCGGGGTTTCGGTCGGAGACGCCGTAACGTCGAGCCAGATCTCCGTTTACACACCGAACCCAAACGGTCCTACAGCTCAGAACCAGCTGACCCACCACCAGAcctgagacaggtgagacagacaggtgagagacagacagacaggtgagagacagacaggtgagaggcagacagacaggtgagcaggcagacaggtgagcagacagacaggtgagaggcagacacaggtgagagacagacaggtgagaggcagacagacaggtgagaggcagacaggtgagaggcagacagacaggtgagaggcagacaggtgagaggcagacaggtgaaagacagacaggtgagagacagacaggtgagaggcagacagacaggtgagagacagacaggtgagaggcagacagacaggtgagcagacagacaggtgagagacagacaggtgagcagacagacaggtgagaggcagacaggtgaaagacagacaggtgagaggcagacaggtgagaggcagacaggtgagagacagacaggtgagagacagacaggtgagaggcagacagacaggtgagcagacagacaggtgaacagacagacaggtacctgGAACCAGCTCCCAGTCCGTACCGACCGGCATCTCGTGGCTGAGTCCGGTTCTGACGAACACGCTTCCTCTGTTGTCCAGAGTCCAGAGCAGCCGATCGTTAGGACTCGTCTGAATACTGACCAGCTGCACTCCTATTGGCTGCAGGGAGACATGACATCACACTTACCAGTGCAGGTGGGCAGGGGCGCATTAACATCACTGGAGGCCCCTGGCTACAGAACTATGTGAGGCCCCTGGGCTACAGAACTATGTGAGGCTCCTGGACTACAGAACTATGTGAGGCCCCTGGGCTACAGAACTATGTGAGGCCCCTGGCTACAGAACTATGTGAGGCCCCTGGGCTACAGAACTATGTGAGGCCCCTGGCTACAGAACTATGTGAGGCCCCTGGACTACAGAACTATGTGAGGCCCCTGGACTACAGAACTATGTGAGCCCCCTGGGCTACAGAACTATGTGAGGCCCCTGGGATACAGAACTATGTGAGGCCCCTGGGCTACAGAACTATGTGAGGCCCCTGGCTACAGAACTATGTGAGGCCCCTGGCTACAGAACTATGTGAGGCCCCTGGACTACAGAACTATGTGAGGCCCCTGGCTACAGAACTATGTGAGGCCCCTGGGTTACAGAACTATGTGAGGCCCCTGGCTACAGAACTATGTGAGGCCCCTGGGCTACAGAACTATGTGAGGCCCCTGGCTACAGAACTATGTGAGGCCCCTGGACTACAGAACTATGTGAGGCCCCTGGACTACAGAACTATGTGAGCCCCCTGGGCTACAGAACTATGTGAGGCCCCTGGGATACAGAACTATGTGAGGCCCCTGGGCTACAGAACTATGTGAGGCCCCTGGCTACAGAACTATGTGAGGCCCCTGGCTACAGAACTATGTGAGGCCCCTGGCTACAAAACTATGTGAGGCCCCTGGGCTACAGAACTATGTGAGGCCCCTGGGTTACAGAACTATGTGAGGCCCCTGGCTACAGAACTATGTGAGGCCCCTGGACTACAGAACTATGTGAGGCCCCTGGACTACAGAACTATGTGAGGCCCCTGGCTACAGAACTATGTGAGGCCCCTGGCTACAGAACTATGTGAGGCCCCTGGACTACAGAACTATGTGAGGCCCCCGCCCCTAAGTGGTTCACACACTTTATTTGCCTAAAAAACCTCAATACAAGGTCTTTGGCTCTGTGCTGTTTATAggtactcactcactcacacatgcactcacacatgcactcacacatgcactcacacacacatgcactcacacatgcactcacacacacatgcactcacacatgcactcacacacacatgcactcacacatgcactcacacacacatgcactcacacatgcactcacacacacatgcactcacacacacaattacaacaCCACTTGTGTGTGAACGCTTCATTGTCGAAACTATTAGGCGATGTGTTGTCTCGTCTGCCGTCTACGAAGCTGCGTGTTGGATATATAAGGTGTGATTTATGGGGGGGGGCCTCTCggaggagtggggggggggcCTCTCggaggagtggggggggggctctcggagtgggggggggggctctcgGAGGGGTGAGGGGGGGCTCTCGGAGGAGTGAGGGGGGCCTCAAGGAGGAGTGAGGGGGCCTCTCGGTAGAGTGCGGGGGCCTCTCGGTGTCGCACCATCGCTTTTACCAACAGATGTCACTGTAGTACAGCGTCATGCATGTTACGGTCGAGTGTTCATTACCCTTAAAGCCCCCCCATGGTGGAGGCCCCCCCATGGTGGAGGCCCCTCCCATGGTGGAGGCCCCCCCATGGTGGAGGCCCCCCCCATGGTGGAGGCCCCTCCCATGGTGGAGGCCCCCCCATGGTGGAGGCCCCCCCCATGGTGGAGGCCCCTCCCATGGTGGAGGCCCCCCCATGGTGGAGGCCCCCCCATGGTGGAGGTCCTGGGGCTGCAGCCCAGGTTAGCCCGTTCACGGTCTATGTGGATCAGTACCTGTGCAGGTGGGTCTATGTGGATCAGTACCTGTGCAGGTGGGTCTATGTGGATCAGTACCTGTGCAGGTGGGTCTATGTGGATCAGTACCTGTGCAGGTGGGTCTATGTGGATCAGTACCTGTACAGGTGGGTCTATGTGGATCAGTACCTGTGCAGGTGGGTCTATGTGGATCCAGGCCGGCAGCATCATGCTCGGGTTCATTGGTTGAGTTCCAACTCTGAAGTAAACGACTCCTCGACTGTCGACGGCCCAAACGTT
It contains:
- the ankrd9 gene encoding LOW QUALITY PROTEIN: ankyrin repeat domain-containing protein 9 (The sequence of the model RefSeq protein was modified relative to this genomic sequence to represent the inferred CDS: deleted 1 base in 1 codon), which gives rise to MPWLLSSQLELLSSSPSERQCERTAFSFYCAVRELQPVWLLEETRRMEVFCWDAGRAAAFSASEALLYAVVHDHQDYARYLLDRYSLSALTAPRCSFCSRRSGGAPHLNVAVRYNRISVLAMIVEALKDYDAEEARRAYLDSCGGCAHGADAGKTALQVAVELSRPDCLLLLLVHGALPHGLDAALQRLDTAAAGERRDAQRCLDFLLLFLPEAPAMRHLQDETPHWQSLLGNEVFTWLCGLAPPPLLLQALRTLARSVPGQISHLPALLQPLSWP